The Mycolicibacterium boenickei genome has a segment encoding these proteins:
- a CDS encoding LLM class flavin-dependent oxidoreductase, with the protein MIEPYVLSAFTMSTVSHGNFGLWRHPRDRTADYTDVRYWVELAKLLDAGGFDVLFIADAVGQLDVFGGDASAALARGVQTPVTDPLLAVSAMAAATERLGFGITVSTTYESPYLLARKFSTLDHLTGGRIGWNIVTSLLNSAARNIIGRDRQIPHDERYAMAQEFVEVTYKLWEGSWEPGAVLRDAERGVYTDPAKVHDIGHHGRYFTVPGAHLVEPSPQRTPVLFQAGTSSAGREFASRNAELVFVSDPRPEVLRGHIEDIRRRAAGHGRDPHALKFITSVEIVTDSTDSAAQAKARELADFHDLEGGLVLLSALSGVDWSTYGVDRPIEQFDTDASRSILAAVTDSDVRERLTLRDYVGGLGGFGGELFVGSATTVADALDAYADRTGVDGFNIAYHVTPGSFADVATYLIPELRRRGRARELSAPTTLRQKLFGGDDGLLADGHPGAAFRRNPVQSQ; encoded by the coding sequence ATGATCGAACCGTACGTGCTGTCGGCGTTCACCATGTCGACGGTGTCCCACGGCAACTTCGGGCTGTGGCGCCACCCGAGGGACCGCACCGCCGACTACACCGACGTCCGGTACTGGGTCGAGCTGGCGAAGCTACTCGACGCCGGCGGATTCGACGTGCTGTTCATCGCCGACGCGGTCGGTCAGCTCGACGTGTTCGGCGGTGACGCCAGTGCGGCGCTGGCACGGGGAGTGCAGACGCCGGTGACCGACCCGCTGTTGGCGGTGTCGGCGATGGCCGCGGCCACCGAGCGGTTGGGTTTCGGCATCACCGTATCCACCACCTACGAGAGCCCGTACCTGCTGGCGCGAAAGTTCAGCACCCTGGACCATCTCACCGGCGGCCGGATCGGCTGGAACATCGTCACGTCGCTGCTCAACAGCGCGGCGCGCAACATCATCGGCCGCGACCGGCAGATCCCGCACGACGAGCGCTACGCGATGGCCCAGGAATTCGTCGAAGTGACCTACAAACTCTGGGAAGGCTCATGGGAGCCGGGCGCTGTCCTCCGCGATGCCGAGCGCGGGGTGTACACCGACCCGGCGAAGGTGCACGACATCGGCCACCACGGAAGATATTTCACCGTCCCCGGTGCGCACCTGGTCGAACCTTCGCCGCAACGGACGCCGGTGCTGTTCCAGGCCGGCACGTCATCGGCCGGCCGCGAGTTCGCTTCCCGCAACGCCGAACTGGTGTTCGTCAGCGATCCGCGGCCCGAGGTCCTGCGCGGCCATATCGAGGACATCCGTCGCCGGGCAGCCGGACACGGCCGCGACCCGCACGCGCTGAAGTTCATCACGTCGGTTGAGATCGTCACGGACAGTACCGATTCCGCAGCCCAGGCCAAGGCGCGCGAGCTCGCGGACTTCCATGACCTGGAGGGCGGCCTGGTGCTGTTGTCAGCACTGTCCGGCGTGGACTGGTCGACCTACGGAGTCGATCGCCCGATCGAGCAGTTCGACACCGACGCCAGCCGGTCCATCCTGGCCGCAGTCACTGATTCCGATGTCCGAGAGCGTCTGACGTTGCGGGACTACGTCGGGGGACTTGGCGGGTTCGGCGGCGAGCTGTTCGTCGGATCGGCCACCACGGTGGCCGATGCGCTGGACGCCTATGCGGACCGCACCGGGGTGGACGGCTTCAACATCGCCTATCACGTCACGCCCGGTAGCTTCGCCGACGTGGCCACCTACCTCATCCCCGAGCTCCGCCGGCGTGGCCGCGCCCGCGAGCTCTCCGCTCCGACCACCTTGCGGCAGAAGCTGTTCGGCGGCGACGACGGATTGTTGGCCGACGGGCACCCTGGCGCCGCATTCCGAAGGAATCCCGTTCAATCACAATAG
- the lepA gene encoding translation elongation factor 4, with translation MLDTHAHQEIPISSFADKTFTAPAQIRNFCIIAHIDHGKSTLADRMLQLTGVVDDRSMRAQYLDRMDIERERGITIKAQNVRLPWKIGDDEFVLHLIDTPGHVDFTYEVSRALEACEGAVLLVDAAQGIEAQTLANLYLALDRDLTIIPVLNKIDLPAADPERYAGELAHIIGCEPSDVLRVSGKTGEGVAELLDEVVRQVPAPTGDADAPARAMIFDSVYDIYRGVVTYVRVVDGKITPRERIAMMSTGATHELLEVGIVSPEPKASDGLGVGEVGYLITGVKDVRQSKVGDTVTTARKGATEALTGYREPKPMVYSGLYPVDGSDYPDLRDALDKLQLNDAALTYEPETSVALGFGFRCGFLGLLHMEITRERLEREFNLDLISTSPNVVYRVIKDDGSEIVVTNPSDWPEGKVREVYEPVVKTTVIAPSEFIGTIMELCQSRRGELGGMDYLSPERVELRYTMPLGEIIFDFFDSLKSRTRGYASLDYEEAGEQQADLVKVDILLQGEAVDAFSAIVHKDSASAYGNKMTTKLKELIPRQQFEVPVQAAIGSKIIARENIRAIRKDVLSKCYGGDITRKRKLLEKQKEGKKRMKTIGRVDVPQEAFVAALSTDAAADKPKK, from the coding sequence GTGCTGGACACCCACGCTCACCAGGAGATTCCCATCAGCAGCTTCGCCGACAAGACGTTCACTGCGCCGGCGCAGATCAGGAACTTCTGCATCATCGCCCACATCGATCACGGCAAATCGACGCTGGCGGACCGGATGCTGCAGCTCACCGGCGTCGTCGACGACCGGTCGATGCGCGCGCAATACCTGGACCGGATGGACATCGAGCGTGAGCGTGGCATCACCATCAAGGCGCAGAACGTGCGGTTGCCCTGGAAGATCGGTGACGACGAGTTCGTCCTGCACCTGATCGACACGCCCGGCCACGTCGACTTCACCTACGAGGTGTCTCGCGCGCTGGAGGCGTGTGAGGGCGCGGTGCTGCTGGTCGACGCCGCCCAGGGCATCGAGGCGCAGACGCTGGCCAACCTGTACCTGGCGCTCGACCGCGACCTCACGATCATCCCGGTGCTCAACAAGATCGACCTGCCCGCCGCGGACCCGGAGCGCTACGCCGGCGAGCTGGCGCACATCATCGGATGCGAGCCGTCGGACGTGTTGCGGGTGTCCGGCAAGACCGGTGAAGGCGTGGCCGAACTGCTCGACGAGGTGGTGCGGCAGGTGCCGGCACCCACCGGCGACGCCGACGCCCCCGCGCGGGCCATGATCTTCGACTCGGTCTACGACATCTACCGCGGCGTGGTCACCTACGTCCGCGTCGTCGACGGCAAGATCACCCCGCGCGAACGCATCGCGATGATGTCCACCGGGGCCACTCACGAACTGCTCGAGGTCGGCATCGTCTCGCCCGAGCCGAAGGCCAGCGACGGCCTGGGCGTCGGCGAGGTGGGCTACCTCATCACCGGCGTGAAGGATGTCCGGCAGTCCAAGGTCGGCGACACCGTGACGACAGCCCGCAAGGGCGCCACGGAGGCGCTGACCGGCTACCGCGAACCCAAGCCGATGGTCTACTCGGGTCTCTACCCGGTCGATGGCTCGGACTACCCAGACTTGCGCGATGCGCTCGACAAGCTACAGCTCAACGATGCGGCCCTGACCTATGAGCCGGAGACCTCGGTGGCCCTGGGCTTCGGGTTCCGCTGCGGCTTCCTCGGCCTGCTGCACATGGAGATCACCCGGGAGCGGTTGGAGCGCGAGTTCAACCTCGACCTGATCTCCACCTCACCCAACGTTGTGTACCGGGTGATCAAGGACGACGGATCCGAGATCGTCGTGACCAACCCGTCGGACTGGCCCGAGGGCAAGGTCCGCGAGGTCTACGAGCCGGTGGTCAAGACCACCGTGATCGCGCCGAGCGAGTTCATCGGCACCATCATGGAGCTGTGCCAGTCGCGGCGCGGCGAGCTCGGCGGCATGGACTACCTGTCGCCCGAGCGGGTCGAGCTGCGTTACACCATGCCGCTGGGCGAGATCATCTTCGACTTCTTCGACTCGCTGAAATCCCGCACTCGCGGCTACGCCAGCCTCGACTACGAGGAGGCCGGCGAGCAGCAGGCCGATCTGGTCAAGGTCGACATCCTGTTGCAGGGCGAGGCGGTGGACGCGTTCAGCGCGATCGTGCACAAGGATTCGGCGTCGGCCTACGGCAACAAGATGACCACCAAGCTCAAGGAGCTCATCCCGCGCCAGCAGTTCGAGGTGCCGGTGCAGGCCGCGATCGGGTCGAAAATCATTGCCCGCGAGAACATCCGGGCGATCCGCAAAGACGTCCTGTCCAAGTGCTACGGCGGTGACATCACCCGTAAGCGCAAGCTGCTGGAGAAGCAGAAGGAGGGCAAGAAGCGCATGAAGACGATCGGTCGCGTGGATGTACCTCAGGAAGCGTTCGTCGCTGCGCTGTCGACCGACGCGGCCGCGGACAAGCCGAAGAAGTAG
- a CDS encoding GNAT family N-acetyltransferase: MTLTHDAAVVTAGWTVTEATPRHHPLIADFLATTPGLGGRKFAADSRDVAEQLSGVYPGSAVVLLDTAGTVAGYAALHRPDGAEPEVLGSFVFGSHAPAEAVRAIVGDAVGRFGRVAVPGAYLRVFIGADQAVTIDALAAHGARRERQFASTRKALIDEDPDALAEARIESITILSWPEVVAAGLTEQVRQVQFDTFREHFGNMSKTPQRWEHHLASRAFTGDFSLAAIDDDGAVVGYVLGSTYTSGAGADEIRSAHTDYIGVRADRRKAGVAELLLRKLWLAALRRGFTHASLGTDIANASNAHLLYQRLGYRTVGDEYAYRIDAEEKS; encoded by the coding sequence GTGACGCTCACCCACGACGCCGCAGTGGTGACGGCCGGTTGGACCGTTACCGAGGCCACCCCACGGCACCACCCGCTGATCGCCGATTTCCTGGCCACCACGCCGGGTCTCGGTGGGCGCAAGTTCGCCGCCGATTCCCGCGATGTCGCCGAGCAACTCAGCGGTGTGTATCCCGGCTCGGCGGTCGTCCTGCTCGACACGGCGGGCACAGTTGCCGGATACGCGGCCCTGCACCGGCCGGACGGCGCCGAACCGGAGGTGTTGGGGAGCTTCGTGTTCGGTTCGCATGCCCCGGCCGAGGCGGTGCGCGCGATCGTCGGTGACGCCGTCGGGCGGTTCGGCCGGGTGGCCGTGCCCGGCGCCTATCTGCGGGTGTTCATCGGCGCCGATCAGGCAGTGACGATCGATGCGCTGGCCGCCCACGGAGCCCGGAGAGAACGCCAGTTCGCCAGCACCCGAAAGGCATTGATCGACGAGGATCCGGACGCGCTGGCCGAGGCCCGGATCGAGTCGATCACGATCCTGTCGTGGCCCGAGGTGGTGGCGGCGGGTTTGACCGAGCAGGTCCGGCAGGTGCAATTCGACACCTTCCGTGAGCATTTCGGGAACATGTCGAAGACTCCGCAGCGCTGGGAACACCACCTGGCCAGCCGGGCGTTCACCGGGGATTTCAGCCTGGCCGCCATCGACGACGACGGTGCGGTGGTCGGTTACGTGCTCGGTTCGACCTACACGTCAGGGGCCGGCGCGGACGAGATCCGCAGTGCGCACACCGACTACATCGGCGTGCGTGCGGACCGGCGCAAGGCCGGTGTCGCGGAGCTGCTGCTGCGCAAGCTCTGGTTGGCGGCGCTGCGGCGCGGGTTCACCCACGCCTCGTTGGGTACCGACATCGCCAATGCCAGCAACGCCCACCTGCTGTATCAGCGGTTGGGGTATCGCACTGTGGGCGACGAGTACGCCTACCGGATCGACGCCGAGGAGAAGTCGTAA
- a CDS encoding NtaA/DmoA family FMN-dependent monooxygenase (This protein belongs to a clade of FMN-dependent monooxygenases, within a broader family of flavin-dependent oxidoreductases, the luciferase-like monooxygenase (LMM) family, some of whose members use coenzyme F420 rather than FMN.) has protein sequence MSRELHLLAFGNTRSTGPWRHPDIDNSTAGVRRRLISHAQTAEAGTFDALFFADGLNYGPPATWPYKITEDFEPLTATAALSSVTDRIGLVVTGSATLAHPYHLARQLLSLDHLSGGRAGWNLVTSFAQAAADNFSARGVVAHDERYRIADEALEVVRKLWDGWGEDTVVEDRAAGIFNDVSRIQPTDHHGHYFDVAGPLGAARSAQGQPVLFQAGSSETGRGFAARHAEVIFTSHGNRARAQEFYDQIQQEARRLGRARPPLITPSLRYLVGSTEEEARRAQQQEYEYFSPQYQAGWLLEVDVDVTGADLDGPVPESAFPAHTETHQTALAGYRLLATEGNPTVREFLYRTVNGWGAAVVGTPEQIADEIEQWFTTGAADGFVLRDSGLPGQHELFVEQVVPVLRKRGLFRHEYAGTTLRSHLGLDVPRRRLS, from the coding sequence GTGTCCAGAGAGCTGCATCTGCTGGCCTTCGGCAATACCCGGTCTACCGGGCCGTGGCGGCATCCCGACATCGACAACAGCACCGCAGGCGTGCGCCGACGGCTGATCAGCCACGCGCAGACCGCCGAGGCCGGTACGTTCGACGCGCTGTTCTTCGCCGACGGTCTGAACTACGGTCCGCCGGCGACCTGGCCGTACAAGATCACCGAGGACTTCGAGCCGCTCACCGCGACGGCGGCGCTGTCCTCCGTCACCGACCGCATCGGGCTGGTGGTCACCGGATCGGCCACCCTGGCCCATCCGTACCACCTTGCCCGCCAGCTGCTTTCACTCGATCACCTCAGCGGTGGCCGGGCCGGCTGGAACCTGGTCACCAGCTTCGCCCAGGCGGCCGCGGACAACTTCAGCGCCCGCGGCGTGGTCGCCCACGACGAGCGTTACCGCATCGCCGACGAAGCCCTTGAGGTGGTCCGCAAGCTATGGGACGGCTGGGGCGAGGACACCGTCGTCGAAGACCGCGCCGCGGGGATCTTCAACGACGTCAGCAGAATTCAACCGACCGACCACCATGGGCACTACTTCGACGTGGCGGGGCCGCTGGGCGCGGCTCGCTCGGCTCAAGGGCAGCCGGTGCTCTTCCAGGCCGGATCATCGGAAACGGGACGGGGTTTCGCGGCCCGGCACGCCGAGGTGATCTTCACCAGCCACGGCAACAGGGCGCGGGCGCAGGAGTTCTACGACCAGATCCAGCAGGAGGCACGCCGGTTGGGCCGAGCCAGGCCGCCGCTGATCACCCCGTCGCTTCGGTATCTCGTCGGCTCCACCGAGGAGGAAGCCCGGCGCGCCCAGCAGCAGGAGTACGAGTACTTCAGCCCGCAGTACCAGGCCGGGTGGCTGCTCGAGGTCGATGTCGACGTCACTGGTGCGGACCTCGACGGCCCGGTGCCGGAGTCGGCCTTCCCGGCACACACCGAGACCCACCAGACCGCGCTGGCCGGCTACCGGCTGCTCGCGACGGAAGGAAATCCGACGGTGCGAGAGTTCCTGTACCGCACCGTCAACGGATGGGGCGCGGCCGTGGTGGGCACACCCGAGCAGATCGCCGATGAGATCGAGCAATGGTTCACCACCGGAGCGGCCGACGGATTCGTGCTGCGAGACTCCGGATTGCCGGGGCAACACGAGCTTTTCGTGGAGCAGGTGGTGCCGGTGCTGCGCAAGCGCGGGCTGTTCCGTCACGAGTACGCCGGAACCACACTGCGATCCCATCTCGGGCTCGACGTACCGCGGCGGCGGCTGTCATGA
- a CDS encoding FecCD family ABC transporter permease produces MSVRTKWLGGLWAAGLVVLVLSAAVAITIGPAALSVGDVYRIVGDRLGFGPSGATRLQESIVWQLRLPRVVLAAICGAGLALCGAILQSLLRNPLADPFVLGVSSGASTGAVLVAVLGVGAGALTLSGGAFAGAVLSFVVVLLLAYAAGGGTDRVVLAGVAGTQLFSALTSFIVLSSADAEQTRGVLFWLLGSLAGVSWTDVSTCAAAVGVGLAVCLAYARTLDAFAFGQDAAAALGVSVNRARVVLLVMTALVTAALVSAAGAIGFVGLVLPHAARFVVGPGHRRLLPTAVILGAIFMVWVDTLARTVFAPQELPTGVVTALLGVPAFALILLRRRGMP; encoded by the coding sequence GTGAGTGTGCGTACCAAATGGCTCGGCGGATTGTGGGCCGCCGGGCTCGTCGTTCTGGTCCTTTCCGCCGCGGTAGCCATCACCATCGGCCCCGCCGCGTTGTCGGTGGGGGACGTGTACCGCATCGTCGGTGACCGTCTCGGCTTCGGGCCTTCGGGGGCAACGCGATTGCAAGAGAGCATCGTGTGGCAACTGCGCCTGCCGAGGGTCGTCCTTGCCGCCATCTGCGGAGCCGGGCTGGCACTGTGCGGGGCGATACTCCAGTCGCTGCTGCGCAATCCGCTGGCGGACCCGTTCGTGCTGGGCGTCTCCTCGGGCGCCTCGACCGGCGCCGTGCTGGTCGCGGTGCTCGGGGTCGGGGCGGGCGCGCTGACGTTGTCCGGCGGCGCCTTCGCCGGTGCGGTGCTGTCATTCGTGGTGGTGCTGCTGCTCGCCTACGCCGCAGGCGGCGGGACCGACCGGGTGGTTCTGGCCGGTGTGGCAGGCACTCAGCTGTTCTCGGCGCTGACGTCCTTCATCGTGCTGTCCTCCGCCGATGCGGAGCAGACCAGGGGAGTGCTGTTCTGGCTGTTGGGGTCGCTGGCCGGGGTGTCCTGGACCGACGTCTCCACTTGCGCGGCCGCCGTCGGTGTGGGGCTGGCGGTGTGCCTGGCCTACGCGCGGACCCTCGACGCGTTCGCCTTCGGGCAGGATGCGGCCGCCGCTCTGGGGGTCTCGGTGAACCGGGCGCGTGTCGTGTTGCTGGTGATGACCGCGTTGGTGACGGCGGCCCTGGTCAGTGCGGCCGGCGCGATCGGGTTCGTCGGATTGGTACTGCCGCACGCCGCACGCTTTGTCGTCGGGCCCGGCCACCGGCGCCTGTTGCCGACGGCGGTGATCCTCGGCGCGATCTTCATGGTCTGGGTAGACACCCTGGCGCGGACGGTCTTCGCTCCGCAAGAATTGCCCACCGGAGTCGTCACCGCCCTGCTCGGCGTCCCAGCCTTCGCGTTGATCCTGTTACGGCGCAGGGGTATGCCATGA
- a CDS encoding ABC transporter ATP-binding protein — MSLRAVDVSWTRSGRVVLDGVTVDPVPGSTVGLLGPNGSGKSSLLRLLAGIDRADSGSVQLDGRELHTMSRRAVARRVAVVGQHADTDLDIAVRDIVRLGRIPHTPIFGGRDDTAAVTAAMAATGLLPMADRLWHTLSGGERQRVQIARSLAQEPSELLLDEPTNHLDIAHQLEILAMIRALDVTSVVALHDLNLAAMFCDRVVVLSEGTVVATGTPAEVLTEDLVAAVYGVRCRITVDDAGPYVRFEHGGSPRSQLQEY; from the coding sequence ATGAGTCTGCGAGCGGTCGATGTGAGCTGGACCCGCTCGGGTCGGGTCGTGCTGGACGGTGTGACGGTGGATCCGGTTCCCGGTAGCACCGTAGGACTGCTGGGGCCCAATGGTTCCGGCAAGTCTTCGCTGCTGCGGTTGTTGGCCGGGATCGACCGGGCTGACTCCGGGAGTGTGCAGCTCGACGGCCGTGAGCTGCACACGATGTCGCGCCGTGCGGTGGCACGGCGGGTGGCGGTGGTCGGCCAGCACGCGGACACCGATCTGGACATCGCGGTGCGCGACATCGTCCGGTTGGGGCGGATTCCGCACACACCGATTTTCGGCGGCCGCGACGACACCGCGGCTGTGACCGCGGCGATGGCGGCCACCGGCCTGCTCCCGATGGCCGACCGGTTGTGGCACACCCTCTCGGGCGGGGAGCGGCAGCGCGTGCAGATCGCCAGATCCCTGGCCCAGGAACCCAGCGAGTTACTGCTGGACGAACCGACCAACCATCTCGATATCGCACATCAACTGGAGATCCTGGCGATGATCCGCGCTCTCGATGTGACCAGTGTGGTGGCGCTGCACGATCTCAACCTCGCGGCGATGTTCTGCGACCGCGTGGTGGTGCTGTCGGAGGGAACCGTGGTGGCCACCGGAACCCCGGCCGAGGTGCTGACCGAAGACCTGGTGGCCGCCGTCTACGGCGTGCGGTGCCGGATCACCGTCGACGACGCCGGGCCGTACGTGCGGTTCGAACATGGCGGCTCGCCGCGCAGTCAGCTCCAGGAGTACTGA
- a CDS encoding APC family permease: MTTTDDPKSHPATEAGGRTLISAESTGLESGALGPWGVFAQGLAAAAPSVALAVVPFSLFVAAGKGAAWAAVIGLSIVVLVAITISFQAKRTVSSGSLGTYTGHGLGPGFAFAAGFSLLFGYIGFATTGTLGGVLYLDAFLESIGLGSQAVWFRLLLVIVVVGVAVYLPYRGVSLAAKYELAFELLAIASILVIIVASYVGYGFRIDWEQWNPQHLGSSATFIAAVTAVGSYAGFESVASLGAEAKDAHRNIARSLLRVVILIGALYIFATYPQILHFGEIDGDKAVLPQLAASVGVEWVNQIVSGAVAIAFIVFVTAVTTAAARSLFTFAHEGALPQVFTKVHPTYKTPWAGVVFVGILALAFSVTATFSSAGRLVFDVYGGYVANWGFLVSYLLVVIATPIWLRKIGALTPRRLAVAVAATIGLGYVIVSNFYPVPEFPFNILPFVFGAILLAGLSWYWYLKRTRPEVANRIGTIQSISAEEQQRLLDAGVTP, encoded by the coding sequence GTGACTACTACAGACGATCCGAAGTCGCACCCGGCGACGGAGGCCGGAGGCCGCACCCTCATTTCGGCGGAATCGACGGGGCTGGAATCCGGGGCACTGGGCCCGTGGGGCGTGTTCGCCCAAGGGCTGGCGGCTGCCGCACCCAGTGTGGCACTGGCCGTGGTGCCGTTCTCGTTGTTCGTGGCGGCGGGCAAGGGGGCGGCGTGGGCGGCCGTAATCGGCCTGTCCATCGTGGTACTGGTCGCCATCACGATCAGCTTCCAGGCCAAGCGCACGGTGTCCTCCGGATCGCTGGGCACCTACACCGGACACGGTCTGGGCCCGGGCTTCGCCTTCGCCGCCGGGTTCAGCCTGCTGTTCGGCTACATCGGTTTCGCCACCACCGGCACCCTCGGTGGGGTGCTGTATCTCGACGCGTTCCTGGAGTCGATCGGCCTCGGATCGCAAGCGGTGTGGTTTCGCCTGCTGCTGGTGATCGTGGTGGTCGGGGTCGCGGTGTACCTGCCGTACCGCGGGGTTTCACTGGCCGCCAAGTACGAACTGGCCTTCGAGTTGCTGGCCATCGCGTCGATCCTGGTGATCATCGTGGCCTCCTACGTCGGCTACGGGTTCCGCATCGACTGGGAGCAGTGGAATCCGCAGCACCTCGGGTCCAGTGCGACGTTCATCGCGGCGGTCACCGCGGTGGGTTCCTACGCCGGCTTCGAAAGCGTGGCCTCGCTCGGGGCCGAAGCCAAGGACGCGCATCGCAACATCGCCAGATCTTTGCTGCGCGTGGTGATCCTGATCGGCGCCCTGTACATCTTCGCGACCTACCCGCAGATCCTGCACTTCGGCGAGATCGACGGTGACAAGGCGGTGCTGCCGCAGCTGGCTGCCAGCGTCGGGGTCGAATGGGTCAACCAGATCGTCAGCGGTGCCGTCGCGATCGCGTTCATCGTGTTCGTCACCGCGGTCACCACCGCAGCGGCGCGATCGCTGTTCACCTTCGCGCACGAAGGCGCACTGCCGCAGGTGTTCACCAAGGTGCACCCCACCTACAAGACGCCGTGGGCCGGTGTGGTGTTCGTCGGGATCCTGGCACTGGCGTTCTCGGTCACTGCCACGTTCAGTTCCGCGGGCCGTCTGGTGTTCGACGTCTACGGCGGCTACGTGGCCAACTGGGGCTTCCTGGTCAGCTACCTGCTGGTGGTCATCGCGACGCCGATCTGGCTGCGCAAGATCGGTGCCCTCACGCCGCGGCGCCTGGCCGTTGCGGTCGCGGCCACCATCGGGCTGGGATACGTGATCGTGAGCAACTTCTATCCGGTGCCCGAATTCCCGTTCAACATACTGCCTTTCGTGTTCGGTGCCATCTTGCTCGCCGGTCTCTCGTGGTACTGGTACCTCAAGCGGACCCGGCCCGAAGTGGCCAATCGGATCGGCACCATCCAGAGCATCTCGGCCGAGGAGCAGCAGCGCCTGCTCGATGCGGGAGTGACGCCGTGA
- a CDS encoding type II toxin-antitoxin system PemK/MazF family toxin, whose translation MASQWKAFQQVLKGVVDGAEHLVFNEAPKFVRQLQTTDNVPRTVQQGLQQGLQQGLRLGLGVLAGAAAPPPQAITAGRPVSKHSVPTAHRARKVVYAPDLDGQADPGEIVWTWVVYEDDPTQGKDRPVLVVGRDQRTLLGLMLSSQEYHSSDPDWIAIGTGTWDYDGRPSWVRLDRVLDVPEEGIRREGAILDRTRFEAIAVRLRAQYSWS comes from the coding sequence ATGGCGTCGCAGTGGAAGGCGTTCCAACAGGTTCTCAAGGGCGTAGTGGACGGCGCCGAGCACCTGGTGTTCAACGAGGCACCGAAGTTCGTGCGCCAGTTGCAGACCACGGACAACGTGCCGCGGACCGTGCAGCAGGGCCTCCAACAGGGTCTTCAGCAGGGCCTGCGACTGGGTCTGGGCGTGCTCGCCGGTGCGGCCGCCCCGCCGCCCCAGGCGATCACCGCCGGCCGGCCGGTATCCAAGCACAGCGTGCCCACCGCACACCGGGCCCGCAAAGTCGTCTACGCACCGGACCTGGACGGGCAGGCCGATCCCGGCGAGATCGTCTGGACCTGGGTGGTCTACGAAGACGACCCGACCCAGGGCAAGGACCGCCCGGTCCTGGTGGTCGGCCGTGATCAGCGCACTCTGCTCGGGCTGATGCTGTCCAGCCAGGAATACCACAGCAGTGATCCGGACTGGATCGCGATCGGCACCGGCACCTGGGATTACGACGGCAGGCCGAGCTGGGTCCGGCTGGACCGGGTGCTCGACGTGCCAGAGGAAGGCATCCGCCGAGAGGGCGCGATCCTGGATCGCACCCGGTTCGAGGCGATCGCGGTCAGGCTGCGCGCTCAGTACTCCTGGAGCTGA